The nucleotide sequence TGCTTTTAAATTTATAAGGTACAAGATAGTGAGGTTATTGGGATTTTGCAAGTCTGATTTTGGTTAAGTCTTTGGGGGCATCTTGTGGATAAGTTGAGGATAAAAAAAAGGGGTAGCCAAAGCTGACTTTTAATGACCGTTTCTACTGGGCTAGAGAGCGATTTGATCCATCTTGATAGGAAAATGGCTATGCCAACCTGGTGAGCTTGATTGGCGATCTTTTGGATCAAAGACTCAAAAAATCACCTGAGACCATCGGCTATTTTTTTCTTTCTGCCATCAAAAACGCCACCACATCTTGAGCAGATTGGAAAGAAAAATTACTTGGCCAATTTTGTGGATGAGCATCGGGTGCTATATAGCCCCACATCGCAATACCCCCGAGCATATTGGTGTTTGCTGCAGCGACTAAGTCTCGCTCTGCATCGCCCAAATAGAGGATATGTTCAGGTGCACAGATAATTTGCTGTGCTGCGAGCAACATAGGCGCCGGTTTAGGTTTGTTCATTAGCGTGCTATCACCGCTGATCACAGTTTTCATTCTGGCAGTCAGTTCCAATGACGTTAACAGAGGACGGGTAAAACGGGCGGGTTTATTGGTGACAATACCGTAGGGGATACTATGATCGTCGAGATAATCAAGTAGAACAAGTATCCCATCAAATAGTTGGCTGTGCTTGCCATTTACTCGGGCGTAGTGGTGAAGTAATCCTTGCTGTATCTCAATCTGCTTTGTTTCATCTATGTTTGGTTGCGCAGCGCTAACAAGCGCCAAACTACCGTCTGACGCGACTTGCCGCATCTCATCTACCATTACTTGAGGATAGCCATGCTCAGCTAAACTCAGGTTAAGCGCGGCAATAAGATCCGGCGCGGTGTCAACTAAGGTGCCGTCAAGATCAAACAGAACGGCTTTAATTAAAAGTGGATCACCAGCTTGGGATGCTCTACTCATTAATCCTCGCTCTTTTTAGTCGCTATCATGTAGTTCACATCGACATTTTTTGTGTAGCTGAAAGTATCGGTCAATGGGTTAAAGGTAATACCGGTGGCATCTTCACAAAAAAGTTCAGTATGTTCGGCCATTGAGATTAATTCTGAAGGTTTAATAAACTTCTTATGGTCGTGTGTACCAATAGGTAACATTTTGAGTATATATTCAGCCCCTAAAATAGTTTCAACATACGCACGCAGGTTACGGTTAATGGTTGAGAAAAAGACATAACCGCCAGGTTTAACCATATCAGCACAAGCTTGGATCACTGAACGTGGGCTAGGAACATGCTCTAACATCTCCATGCAGGTGATAACATCATAGGTTTGAAAGTGGGCCTCTCTATGTGATTCAGCAGTGTCTTGAATATAGTTGACATCCACGCTCATCTCTAATGCGTGCAGTTTAGCAACATCTAAAGGTTCTGTGCCCATATCCAACCCATCGACGTTAGCACCTATACGCGCCATACTTTCAGATAAAATACCACCGCCACAGCCGACATCGAGAATTCGTTTGCCAAATACACCGCCGCACGTTTGATCAATATAGTTTAATCGCAAAGGATTTAATCTGTGCAGTGGCTTGAATTCACCTTCTGGATCCCACCAAGTAGCAGCCATCTTTTCAAATTTGGCTATTTCACTCGGATCGACATTTATTTCTTTTTGCATATCTTGTTGCACTATATCACCTCAAAAGGCATGGGTTATGCTGATCATTATACCCATAGACATTAATAAACAAAGGCCAATGACAATAGAATTGAGTGATAATTTAACCAATTGATTGAATAGCGAACATTGTTTGATTCTGGTCAACAAATTTTGAGATTAATACTTATTTAAAGCGAATGATAAATAGGGTCTGGCGACAAAAAATAACTGTGTTAGAATGCCAAATCACGTTTTCAGGCTCGATTATTTCTTCTTTCCATTTCGGATGTTGAATTGTCGGCTACATTTCAAGGGATCGAGCAGTTTATGACTGATCTGGCTTCATCTATAACTCCAATTAATATTGAAGACGAATTAAAAAATTCATATCTAGATTACGCAATGAGCGTGATCGTAGGCCGAGCATTACCTGATGTTCGCGATGGCTTAAAGCCTGTCCACCGTCGCGTACTTTTCGCAATGAGTGAGCTTAAAAACGATTGGAATAAGCCTTACAAAAAGTCGGCACGTGTTGTTGGCGACGTTATTGGTAAGTATCACCCTCATGGTGACACTGCGGTTTATGACACCATCGTTCGTATGGCTCAGCCTTTCTCTATGCGTTATCTGTTGATCGATGGTCAAGGTAACTTCGGTAGCGTCGATGGTGACTCCGCGGCGGCTATGCGTTACACCGAAATCCGCATGGATAAAATCTCCCATCAGTTATTAGCGGATCTTGACAAAGAAACTGTAGATTTTGTGCCTAACTATGACGGCACCGAGTTTATTCCTGAAGTAATGCCAACGCGTTTTCCAACCTTGTTGGTTAACGGCTCGTCAGGTATTGCGGTAGGTATGGCGACCAATATCCCTCCACATAACTTAAATGAAGTGGTGTCGGCTTGTTTAGCACTGATTGAGAATCCAGATCTAACCATTAACGAGTTGATGGAATACATACCGGGTCCTGATTTTCCTACGGCTGCAATGATCAATGGTCGTAAAGGTATTATTGATGCTTATCACACTGGTCGTGGCCGTGCGATTATGCGTTCTAAAGCCGAAGTGGAAACCGAAGACAATGGG is from Shewanella sp. MTB7 and encodes:
- a CDS encoding HAD family hydrolase, with the protein product MSRASQAGDPLLIKAVLFDLDGTLVDTAPDLIAALNLSLAEHGYPQVMVDEMRQVASDGSLALVSAAQPNIDETKQIEIQQGLLHHYARVNGKHSQLFDGILVLLDYLDDHSIPYGIVTNKPARFTRPLLTSLELTARMKTVISGDSTLMNKPKPAPMLLAAQQIICAPEHILYLGDAERDLVAAANTNMLGGIAMWGYIAPDAHPQNWPSNFSFQSAQDVVAFLMAERKK
- the ubiG gene encoding bifunctional 2-polyprenyl-6-hydroxyphenol methylase/3-demethylubiquinol 3-O-methyltransferase UbiG produces the protein MQKEINVDPSEIAKFEKMAATWWDPEGEFKPLHRLNPLRLNYIDQTCGGVFGKRILDVGCGGGILSESMARIGANVDGLDMGTEPLDVAKLHALEMSVDVNYIQDTAESHREAHFQTYDVITCMEMLEHVPSPRSVIQACADMVKPGGYVFFSTINRNLRAYVETILGAEYILKMLPIGTHDHKKFIKPSELISMAEHTELFCEDATGITFNPLTDTFSYTKNVDVNYMIATKKSED